In Ascaphus truei isolate aAscTru1 chromosome 5, aAscTru1.hap1, whole genome shotgun sequence, one genomic interval encodes:
- the LOC142496170 gene encoding hemagglutinin/amebocyte aggregation factor-like — translation MKVMLVLLLGLTAALPENASGDGSTKDTTRVNNYNQPLNFVCPDQQSIGLIISEHQDGYKDRVWDLGCKKTFSVISFGYWTHYVNKFNEAFDFTCPFGMVITGMDSFHNNKNDRRWKYYCCKGHMKVDHDCQWSEYVNGFNANLRWEAPTDYYLVGTASYYNTFNGDRRWKYRYCAKTKTR, via the exons ATGAAGGTTATGCTGGTTCTGTTACTGGGTCTCACTGCAGCACTACCTGAGAATGCTTCAGGAGATG GAAGCACAAAAGATACAACACGAGTCAACAACTACAATCAACCTCTTAATTTTGTGTGTCCAGATCAGCAAAGCATCGGCTTAATCATAAG TGAGCATCAGGATGGCTACAAGGACCGAGTCTGGGATCTCGGCTGCAAGAAAACCTTCAGCGTAATTTCATTCGGCTACTGGACCCACTACGTCAATAAATTTAATGAAGCGTTTGACTTCACATGTCCGTTTGGCATGGTCATAACTGGCATGGACAGTTTCCACAATAACAAAAACGACAGGAG GTGGAAGTATTACTGCTGCAAGGGGCATATGAAGGTCGACCATGACTGCCAGTGGAGCGAATACGTCAATGGTTTTAATGCTAACCTGAGATGGGAAGCGCCCACTGATTACTACCTTGTAGGAACAGCCAGTTACTATAATACCTTCAATGG GGACAGACGTTGGAAATACCGATACTGTGCCAAGACTAAAACAAGATGA
- the LOC142496168 gene encoding hemagglutinin/amebocyte aggregation factor-like: MKVMLVLLLGLTAALPENASGDVFLGSIKVRTWNNNYNQPLNFLCSGHQSIGLIISEHQNSYKDRVWEFGCKNTFSALSLCYWTDYVNDFDEKFDFTCPFATVISGMDSYYDNEKEDRRWKYYCCNGEDPVNHKCQWSKYVTGSDANLSWQAPINYYLVGTSSYHDRSNGDRHWRYQYCAKDKPREIVPRSDTQFADT; encoded by the exons ATGAAGGTGATGCTGGTTCTGTTACTGGGTCTCACAGCAGCACTACCTGAGAATGCTTCGGGAGATG TTTTTTTAGGAAGCATAAAAGTAAGAACATGGAACAACAACTACAACCAGCCTCTTAATTTCTTGTGTTCAGGACATCAAAGCATCGGCTTAATCATAAG TGAGCATCAGAATAGCTACAAGGACCGAGTCTGGGAGTTCGGCTGCAAAAACACCTTCAGCGCACTTTCATTATGCTACTGGACCGATTACGTTAATGACTTTGATGAAAAGTTTGACTTCACGTGTCCGTTTGCCACGGTCATAAGTGGCATGGACAGTTACTATGATAACGAAAAGGAGGACAGGAG GTGGAAGTATTACTGCTGCAACGGGGAGGATCCAGTCAATCATAAGTGCCAGTGGAGCAAATACGTCACTGGTTCTGATGCTAACCTTAGCTGGCAAGCGCCCATTAATTACTACCTTGTAGGAACATCCAGTTACCATGATAGAAGCAATGG GGACAGACATTGGAGATACCAGTACTGTGCCAAGGATAAACCAAGAGAAATCGTCCCCCGGAGCGATACGCAGTTTGCCGATACATAA